TCCCGATATACGGATTGCGCTTGCTGGCGGGGCACAATTTCATGCCCGGCGGCGATACACTCCGCGAAATTGTCATCAACCAAACTTTCGCCACAACCCTTGGTTTCCGGCAAGCTGCCGACGCGGTAGGTGCTGTACTCGATTTTAACGGCGAAAAATGCCCGGTTGCAGGCGTGGTGGCCGACTTTCACGAACAATCACTGCACGCTGCCATTCAACCGACTTTTATTGCCTATATGCCGCAATTATCGAAAAATATCGCCGTCAAACTGGCGACGAAAGGCAAACAACTGAGCGACGCGACGGCAACCTTAGCGAGCATCCGGCAGCAATGGGAAGCCGTCTATCCTGATAAAAAGTTTGAATTTACTTTTCTAGACGACGGCATCGCTAAAATATACGAAAAAGAGCGGAAAACCGGACAACTCGTCGGCGCGGCATCAGCCATCGCTATTCTGATTTCGTGTATGGGCTTGTTCGGCCTCGTGGCGTTCACCGCCGAGCAGCGTACCAAAGAAATCGGCATCCGAAAAGTGCTCGGCGCCTCCTTAAGTTCCATTGTGACTTTGCTCAGCGGCGACTTCCTAAAACTCATACTGATTGCCCTTGTTATCGCTTCACCTGTTGCTTTCTTTTTTATGAACAAATGGCTGGCCGACTTCGCCTATCGTATTGATATTCAGTGGTGGATTTTCGCAGTGGCCGGAGCAGCGGCGGTCGCTGTGGCGTTTCTGACAGTGGGTTTTCAGAGTGTGAAGGCGGCGCTGGCGAACCCGGTAAAAAGTCTTCGCTCGGAATAGATGAATATAAAGCTCACCCGATGTACGCGCCGTAGAGCCATTCCCTCCAAATTTGTGCAGAAATGAGCAGATTGATATCAAAATCTGCGACTATATACGGAAAACCCTATAAGAGGCCGCATGTTTGTTCGCCGCGCCGGGTGTTTTTTCTCTGCGAGAGGCACGCGGTGAAAACATGTGCGCACGTCGAATTCACTACGTTCCAGCGACGTATGGTTTTTGGGTCGAGATGCCGAAAAGTTTGGACGAGTCGTTTATCGCTGCACAATTCGAGCGGGACGATTGTAGCAACGCAAGCAGGAAATGGAGTTGACCACCATTTTATCGAAGCGGGCAGCTCGCCGGGCTGGGTTTATTTGTTGGTCATTTGTGTCGATGGTTTGTCCAAAGAGAAAGTGAAACTTTCAAAGATAAATAACCTTCCCGTCCGCTCCCGCACACTCCGCCGTCCGAAACCGAACAACCCGAAGTGTCTTTTTATCTCATAAAAAATTGAAAATCAGGCAATAACCATTTCGGCACGAGGTGTGGGGAGTTGTAGAGCCGACAGTCTGTCGGTGTTACGGCTATGATACAAAATTACTTGAAACTCGCCCTCCGCAACCTTCTTAAACACAAAGGCCCTGGCTTCATCAACATCACCGGCCTATCCATCGGCACGGCCATCGTCATTCTGCTGTCGCTCTATGTGTGGGACGAATGGACTTTCGACCGTTTCCACAGCAAATCCGACCGTGTCTATCGCGCTTGGGCAAAAGAGCATTTCAAAGGCGACGTGTTTTTCAACACCGTCACGCCAGTGGTGCTGGGGCAGGAATTGCGCGACAATTTCCCCGAAATCCAGCAGGTCGCCCGCTATTACACGGTGAACACGCTGACAAAAAAAGGCAACTTTTCCGAACTGGAAGAGGTGCATTTTGCCGAGCCGTCTTTTTTCAAAGTCTTTGATTTTAAACTGTTGAGAGGCAAGGCAGAAAATGTGTTGAGTGATATGCACTCGGCAATCATCACCGAAGAAATCGGCCTCAAATATTTTGGTGACCCTTTCCCCATCGGCCAAACGCTCACGCTGCAAACTAACGGCGAGTGGACGCACTTCACCGTGACGGGTGTCATAGAAAAAGCGCCGGGTAATTCGAGCATCCAATACGGCATCGTCGTGCCCTTTGAAAAGGGGAAATCGCAGATGTCGGAAGAGGCGAGAACGAGTTGGACAAACGTCATTGTCGAGACCTACATCTTGCTTGACGAGGCGAACAAGGTGAAGGAACTCGAAGCCAAACTCGCCCCCTTTGTGGATGGCAAGGTCGCTTCCGATTACCAGCCCGGCGAGTACGTCGTCGGCTTCCAACCCCTAACCGACATCCACCTGAACAGGGATTTCCCGCTCGGCATTGCGCCCGTGAGTGATAAGCGTTATTCATATATTTTAGCGGGTATCGCGCTGCTTATACTCGGCTTGGCCTGCATCAATTTCACTACACTGGCAGTCGGTCGGTCGGTGATGCGGGCAAAAGAAGTCGGCGTGCGCAAGGCGACTGGCGCCACGCGAGGACAACTCATGGCGCAATTCTGGAACGAAGCGGTGTTCACAGCAGGCGTGTCGGTAGTGCTTGGCCTGTTGCTGGCTTGGTCGGCGTTGCCATTTTTCAATGATTTGGCGGACAAGCAGTTGGCATTAAATTTTTCTCCACAAACGCTATTCTTGCTGGCGGGTTTGGCACTCACGACGGGTTTGATTTCGGGCATTTACCCGGCGTTGGTGCTGTCGGGTTTCAAACCCGCTTTGACCCTGCGCGGAGTGGTTTCAAAAATAGGCGACAATCGGCACACGGTGTTGCGCGGACTGGTCGGCTTCCAGTTTTTGCTTTCCGTTTTGCTTATTATCAGCACACTCGTGATGCTGCGACAAATGAATTTTTTGCAAAACAAAAACCTCGGCTACGACAAGGAGCAAATCGTAGTGCTGCCTTACAAACGCTCCGGTGCACGGCTGACCGACCAATGGGCGGAAGGCAAAAAAACGCTGGATTTGTTGAGCAACGAATTGAGCGGCAAACCCGGGTTTGGTAACATGGCGATGTCGGCGCATACTTTCGGCACACCCGGCTGGATGAGCATCGGCTACACAGAACCCGCGAGTCAGAAATTCCGCAATTTCATGTTCAACGGCGTGGACGACCAATTTCTGCCGATGCACGGCGTAGAATTGGCATCGGGTCGCAATTTTTTAAGGGAAAATATTTCAGATACAAAAGCCGTCATCGTGAACGAGGCTTACGCCAAACAATTCGGCGTGGAAAGCGGCCAAAAAATGCCGGAACCATTCCGCGAGTTTGAAGTCATCGGCGTGGCGAAGGATTTTAATTTTGAAAGCCTGCACACGGCGGTGCAGCCGCTGGTGCTTGCCTACGACCCCATTGGCATTATCCGCACAGCCTCGGACTGGAATTTTAACGACACGCCCAACCCCAAACTTTCCGTCAAAGTCGCTGGCGGAAATCTCCCAGCCACACTTTCTACCTTGCGCCTCGCTTGGCAAAAAATCGCGCCCGACCAAGCCTTCAATTACGCTTTTCTCGATGACAACATCGACAAACAATACCGCGCCGAAAGCCGCCTGAGTCAACTCGTCGGTATGGCTACGGGGCTGGCTATTTTGATTGCTTGTCTTGGCTTGTTCGGTATTGCCACGCTCACTATCGCGCAGCGCACGAAGGAAATCGGGGTGCGAAAAGTACTCGGCGCGAGCGTGGCTGGCATCACCGGTTTGTTGACGAAAGATTTTTTAAAACTCGTGCTGATATCCATTGTCATCGCCTCGCCTGTAGCCTATTATTTTATGGATAAATGGTTGGCCGACTTTGCTTATCGCATTGACATCCAGTGGTGGATGTTTGCAGTGGCAGGGGCCGGTGCAGTAACAGTAGCGTTTCTGACGGTGAGTTTTCAGAGCGTGCGGGCGGCACTGGCGAATCCTGTGAAGTCATTGCGAAGTGAGTGACACAACGCCAACTGCCAATTGGCGGACATCCCATTTTCACAAATAACAGCGCTGACCGATAGTCGGCATTAAGTCCATGATTCACAACCACTTCCTTATCGCCTTGCGCAATATGCGCCGCAACGGATTCTTCTCTTTTATCAATATCAGCGGCCTCGCTGTGGGGTTGGCGGCTTGTTGGCTCATCGGACTTTTTGTTTTTCACGAAAAAAATTTTGACTCTTTTTTGCCCCATGCCGACCGTATATGCGCAGTCGCGTTTGACCTGAAAATGGGCGACCAAGAAGGTCTGACCACCAACACGCCGCCGCCCGTCGGGCCGCGATTGGCCGCAGATTTCCCCGAAATTGAAATGACGGCACGCACGTTTCACTTGGGTAGCGTGGTCGTTCGGCGCGACGGTTCGGATCATACGCCGTTGATTTTCAACGAAGAAGCAGCAATGGCTGTCGACACGGCCTTTTTGGAATTGTTTGGCTTCCCGATGACAGCAGGCGATGCATCAATGGTGCTGGACAAACCCGGCAGCCTTGTGCTGACGGAAAAAATGGCGGAAAAATATTTTGGAGATACCCCCGCCATCGGTCAGTCGCTTTTGGTGAACGACCGTCTTTTCACGGTCACTGGCATTGTCAAAAACTTGTCCTCTACCTCTACGGTCCAGTTTGATTTCTTACTGCCGATGACCGATTTTAATGTAGTAGAACGGTTTTCGTGGAGCTGGATTTGGTTGCAAGTGGACACTTGGGTGCGGCTTCGCCAAGCGCCAAATGCCGAAAGTTTGGCCAGTTTGGAAGCAAAATTTCCAGCGATGGTGCGTGCTTACGCACCTGCGGCGTATGCACGCATCGGCCAGAATTTCGAGGAGCAACTCAAACGGGGCGACCGCCTCGACATCAAGTTAATACCTTTAAAAAACCTGCATCTCGACAGCGGCAACCTGATATCGCGGCTGACCACGCTCGGCGACGGGCGGCAAGTGCGGATATTCGGCATCGTCGGTGGCCTGATTCTGCTGCTGGCGTGTGTCAATTTTATGAATCTTTCGACGGCTCGCTCCATGAAAAGGGCTCGCGAGGTCAGCGTGCGGAAGGCGCTTGGCTCACAACGCGGCGCTTTGGCCGCTCAGTTTTTGACAGAGGCCCTGCTTTTTAGCCTTGTCTCTATGTTGCTGGCGGGAGTACTGGCGAGTGCGGCGTTGCCCTTTTTCAATCAA
This genomic interval from Saprospiraceae bacterium contains the following:
- a CDS encoding ABC transporter permease, producing MKLALRNLLKHKGPGFINITGLSIGTAIVILLSLYVWDEWTFDRFHSKSDRVYRAWAKEHFKGDVFFNTVTPVVLGQELRDNFPEIQQVARYYTVNTLTKKGNFSELEEVHFAEPSFFKVFDFKLLRGKAENVLSDMHSAIITEEIGLKYFGDPFPIGQTLTLQTNGEWTHFTVTGVIEKAPGNSSIQYGIVVPFEKGKSQMSEEARTSWTNVIVETYILLDEANKVKELEAKLAPFVDGKVASDYQPGEYVVGFQPLTDIHLNRDFPLGIAPVSDKRYSYILAGIALLILGLACINFTTLAVGRSVMRAKEVGVRKATGATRGQLMAQFWNEAVFTAGVSVVLGLLLAWSALPFFNDLADKQLALNFSPQTLFLLAGLALTTGLISGIYPALVLSGFKPALTLRGVVSKIGDNRHTVLRGLVGFQFLLSVLLIISTLVMLRQMNFLQNKNLGYDKEQIVVLPYKRSGARLTDQWAEGKKTLDLLSNELSGKPGFGNMAMSAHTFGTPGWMSIGYTEPASQKFRNFMFNGVDDQFLPMHGVELASGRNFLRENISDTKAVIVNEAYAKQFGVESGQKMPEPFREFEVIGVAKDFNFESLHTAVQPLVLAYDPIGIIRTASDWNFNDTPNPKLSVKVAGGNLPATLSTLRLAWQKIAPDQAFNYAFLDDNIDKQYRAESRLSQLVGMATGLAILIACLGLFGIATLTIAQRTKEIGVRKVLGASVAGITGLLTKDFLKLVLISIVIASPVAYYFMDKWLADFAYRIDIQWWMFAVAGAGAVTVAFLTVSFQSVRAALANPVKSLRSE